TGTCTGATCGTCGGCTACGCCATCGTGCCCGACCACAGGTGGATGACCGGACTGGTCGCGGCAGCGAGCGCGACCTACGGTCTCAACGCCGCCTGGTACTTCACAGCGATCGGCTCACCACAGGGCCTCTTCCTCTGCGAGACCCTGCCCCGCACCCTCAGCTCCCTGGCCGGCGCCGTCGGTGTCGTGCTCGGGGGGACGCTGCTGCTGGTACCCGCGTCGCTGCTCCTCGGCTCACTGCTGGCCACGAGCGCCACCTGGCGGACCGTGTCGCGGTCCGGGCCGATCACCATTCCCCCGCCGCGCCGGTCCGTCGCCGGCATCCGAGATGCCCTCCCCTCGCTGTCGGTGACGGTCGCCGTGACCGTGTACTCGTCGTTGCCGGTGGTGTTCGTGGCCGCGCTCGCACCGTCCGGCCTGGCGTCCTACGCCCTGCTCGACAGGTTCAAGACCTTCGCGCTGACGGCGCTCGGGCCCGTCGTCCAGGTCACCCAGGGCAGTGTCGTCGCCCCCGAGCGGGCCGAGACCCTCCGCCGTACCGATCGCGCCTGCGCCGTCGCCCTCGTGATCGGCTGCGTGGTCGCCGTACTGTTCCCGTTCCTCGCACACCTGGGCGCCCGGCTGCTCTCCGATGGCGACATCGCGCCGACCAGCACCCTGGGCGTGCTCGTCGGTCTCATCGTCGGCGTCGGCGTGGTGTCCTCGGTCCTCGGCCTGGCATGCCTGCCCGCGCTGGACGATGTCCGTGCGGTCACGCTGAGCAGTGCCGTCGGCGCCGTCGTCTTCCTGATGCTCGCTGCTCCGCTGGCAGCGTGGCAGCATGCGACCGGGATCGCCCTGGCAGCGGTCCTCGCCGAGGTCTGCGTGCTGGTACTGATGGCGTGGTTCTACCTTCGAGACAGAACGAGGTGACGGTGGTCACGACTCCTCCACCGGGCGCCGGCGACGACGCCCTGCTCGCCTTCGTCCGCGAGAGTCCCATCCGGCGCAGGGCGATCGTCGACCATGTCCGGGCGTGGTCACGCACGCTCCAGCCCGGGTCCGAGGTCCTCGACGTCGGCGCCGGCACCGCCCCCTACCGCGCGTTCTTCGACCACTGCCGCTATCGGACCCACGACTGGGAGAACTCCGTCCACGGCGGCGACGTCGACGTCGTGGGTGACCTGGAGTCCGGCCTCACCATCCCCGGCGGCGCCTTCGACGGCGTTCTCTGCACCGAGGTCATCGAGCACACGGCGACTCCGGGACGTGCCCTGGCTGAGATCCGGCGCCTCCTCCGCCCAGGCGGCTCACTGGCGCTGACGGTTCCCTTCGTCGTCCCGCTCCACGAGGAGCCGTTCGACTTCTGGCGGCCCACCTCCCACGGTCTGCACAGGACGTTGGACCACGCGGGCTTCACGTCGATCGATGTCCGCCCGATGACGGGGTGGTTCGGCACCGCGGGCGAGGCACTGCGCGACTACGCCTTCGCGACGACGGATCCCACCGGTGAGGTCTCCGTCCCGCAGCGTCTGGCGATCCAGGGTGCCAAACTGTCCGCGGTCGCCCTCGGCCGATGGTCCCACCGGCTCGACCGCCTCGACCGGCGGCGCGCCCTGCCGGTGGGTTGGACGGTCGTGTGCGCCGCGGCGGCGTCGACGCCCGAGCACGAGGAAGGAACTGACGACACCCGATGAGGAACCGGCTGATCCAGTACCTGCTCAACGAGATCGTCGGGAAAGTCCCCTTCGTCGCCTTGCGCCATCATCTCTACGCCCTGGCCGGCGTCGGATTCGGGGAGCGCTCCGTCGGGATGCTCATGATGCACGTCGAGATCAGCGCTCCGCATCGGCTGAGCGTGGGAGCGAACACCGTCGTCGGCCGGCGATCGCGCCTCGACGCGCGAGGCGGCATCCGCATCGGAAGCAACGTCAACATCGGCAGTGAGTGCGCGTTGCAGACCGCGAAGCACGACGTCGACTCGCCCTCGTTCGCCGATTCCTACGGGCCGATCGAGATCGGCGACCGCGCCTGGCTGGGCGAGCGCGTCCTCGTCCTGGCCAATGTCAAGATCGGCGAAGGAGCTGTTGTCGCTGCCGGTGGGGTGGTCACCAACGACATTCCCCCGTTCACCGTCGCTGCCGGAGTCCCCGCTCGAGTGATCCGCGCTCGAAGGAGAGATCTCACCTACGAACTGAGCTACCGGGCCGACTTCATCTGACGGGTCCGATCGCCCATCGGCTCGACTCCTCGGCCAGCGGCGCGTCCTGTTCTCGGCTGAACGGTCGTCGCGACAGCCGGTGTGCCCCGGCCGCCGATCTCTTCGGCAGGAAGCAGGTTCTGCCGATCGGCTGGGGTCCGGTCGGACGGGGTCTAGTGTGCGGGTCACTCACTCACCCACACCTGAGAGTATGGCGATGATCCGTACGGGCAAGAGGTCAGTCCAAGTGCTCCTCGCGTCTGCTGCCACGGCCGCGCTGGCACTGACCCCCCTCGCGGTAGCCACCCCGGTGTCTGCTGAGGCCGCGCTGTCGCCCTCGCCGACCTACGCCCAAGCGGGAGTCACCTACGTGGGCTACCCGCTGCCGGGCAGGGTCATGTACGCCAGTCCCCCGGGCGCCGGGAGAGTCGAGGTCACCGTCTCAGCCGACGGCCGGTCTATCAGCCGGTTCAGCGTCATCGACGCGGTCTTCCCGGCCAATCCCGCCAACGCCGCGTGCGCCGGCACCCGCTACAGCTACACACTCACCGGTCCGATTCCCATCACCACACCTCCCGGCTACGAGGACGACTACCTGTTCTTCTCGACCATGTCCCCCGGTCTCGGTCAGGTGAACGACCTCGAGATCGACGGATCCATCGATCCGGGTCGGATGATCGGCAGGTTCGCCTATGAGGAGCCCGGCTGGGACGACGATCCCACCAACAAATGCACCACTCAGGGCAATGTCGGCTGGACCGCCTCCGCGCCTGGCGGGTGCCTGGGGTCGCCGGAGCACGTGCAGCTCCAGAATCGGTCCGACACCCTGACCGAGAAGATCGCCAAGCTGGCGAAGAAGCTCAAGAAGGCCAAGAGGGCCGACAAGGACAAGCGCGTCAGGAAGCTGAAGCACAAGTCCCGCAAGGCGAAGTCCGAGCTCTCTCAGGTCAATCAGGCCCTGACGTACCTCTGCAACCAGCCGTGACCAGCAGCAGGATCTCAGCTACGAGCTCAACTGATCTGCCCGATCGTCACCAGGAGCGCGACGATCTCACCGCCGAGCGGGACGTGTTCCAGCACGCTGAGACACAGCCCGTCGAACGGCCTGATGGCGCTCAGCCGAGCGCGGACCCCGCGACGTACTCGCCCCAGGGGACGTTCCAGTCGCCCCACCCGTTGCCGGGCTCCATCGGGCGGTCGGTGCCGACGTACTCGACGACGTCGCCGCGCCGGGTCATGGAGTAGAGCCAGCCGGCGTTGTCGGTGCTCAGGCCGGTGCAGCCGTGGGAGACGTTGGCGCGGCCCTGGGAGCCGACGGACCAGGGCGCGGCGTGGATGAACTCGCCGGAGCTGGTCAGCCGCATCGCCCACTTCACGTTGTCGATGTCGTAGGCCTCGGCGGAGCCGCGGGAGATGCCGACGGTCTCGGAGTTCATCCGCTTCTGGTCGTACTTCTCCATGACGACCTTCACGCCGGAGCGGGTGGTGAAGCCCGGCTTGCCGGTCGTGACCGGGATGGTGCGCAGCAGCTTGCCGTTCTCGAAGACATTCATCTGATGGGTCTTCGCATTGACCTTGTAGATGTGGGCGGCGCCGACCTCGAAGTCGACCGTGCGGTCCTCCTGGCCGTAGATGCCTCCGCCGGCGCTCACCCCGTTGACGGCGACGTCGACACTGACCTTGGTGCCGGCCTGCCAGTATGCCTCAGGACGCCAGTGCGCCTCGGTGCTGCTGAGCCAGTGCCAGGTGCCCGGCTGGGCCGGGGTCGAGGTCACCGTCATGTGCTTCTCGAAGACCGCCTGGTCGGTGACCGGGAGGTCGAAGGTGACGACGACCGGCATGCCGACCCCCACGGTCTCGCCCTGCAACGGAGCGAGGGACGGGTAGGTCTGCTGGTCCAGGCTCAGCGCCTGGGTGGTGAAGGACGAGAGACTCTGGACGCGCTTGCCGTCGGCGTTCTCGGCGACCGCGCGCACCCGGTAACGGACGCCCGGCTCGAGGCCTCCGGCGGAGACCCATCGGGTCCCGTCGGCACGGAGCTCGCCGTCGATCCGGCCGTCCTTGGACTTGAGCACGACCGAGGAGAGCGTGCCCTGCTCGGCCTTGACCTTGACCACCTTGTCGACCGCGACACCGGTGGCGTCGTCCGCGACATTGGTCGTCACGACGGCCTCGGACGCGGCCGCCGCGGTGGTCTCATCGTCGGCGGGACCGGCACCGGGGACCAGGCCCGACCCGTCGCAACCGGCCGCGACGAGAGCCACGGCAACCAGGACCGAGGCAGCGCGCAGGGCACGCGGACGGAGGTGTGTCGACGGGGAAGGCACCGAAAGAGCCTACCTGCCGGATCCGCCGAATCCCGGCTACGAACACGTCGGCGGTGTCACACCGCCCACCGACGCGGGCGTGGCGCCCGCGCGAAGCGGGAGCGTCGGCCGCCGGACTACCGGTCCCGAGAGCGCCTCGACCGCGTGCGCGGCAGCGCGGCCCGCGTGAAGCGCGTGGAGCGACGCCCGCGGTCCGAGCTTGCGAGGACCGTGCGGCGGCACTCGACAGGCGACGCGCTCGCGCCATATATCAGTGGGCGTACTCGCCCCGATAGTACTCGAAGATCCATCCGGTCAGCGCGATGGCGCCGAGCACGATGCCGATGATGAACAGCCACCAGGCCAGCACCGCGATCGCGAAGACCATCAGGCTGAGGGTGCCGGCGCACCACAGCGGCCACCAGGAGTACGGCGGGAAGAAGCCCAGCTCGCCCGCGCCGTCGGCGATCTCGCCGTCCTTGAGGTCCTCCGGGCGGGCGTCCATCCGGTTGGCGTGGAACCCGATGTAGAGGGTGACCATCGCGCACAGGAGGGTGGTCATCACCAGCGCCGAGGTGCCGGTCCAGTCGGGGCCTGCGTCACTGGCATCGGTGATGAACCAGTAGGCGGGGCTGACCAGGACCAGGAAGACCGTGGTCACGCCGAAGATCCATGCTTCGACCTTCATCAGGCGTCGACCTCCTTGGCACCGGGGCCCGCGGCGACCGGCTCGTCATACATCTCGATGGCGGCGATCTCCGGGTGGTGGAGGTCGAACGCCGGCGACTCCGAGCGGATCCGCGGGATCGAGTGGAAGTTGTGGCGCGGCGGCGGGCAGCTCGTGGCCCACTCCAGCGACCGGCCCCAGCCCCATGGGTCGTCGGTGTTGACCAGTGGACCCTTGCGGGAGACGTAGACGTTGTAGAAGAACGGCAGCATCGAGGAGGCGAGAATGAACGCGCCGATGGTCGAGATCTGGTTCAGCGTGGTGAAGCCGTCCTTGGGCAGGTAGTCGGCGTAGCGACGGGCCATGCCCTCGATGCCCAGCCAGTGCTGGATGAGGAAGGTCGTGTGGAAGCCGATGAACAGCAGCCAGAAGTGGATCTTGCCGAGCCGCTCGTCCAGCATCCGCCCGGTGAACTTCGGCCACCAGAAGTAGAAGCCCGCGAACATCGCGAACACAACCGTGCCGAACACCGTGTAGTGGAAGTGCGCCACCACGAAGTAGGAGTCGGAGACGTGGAAGTCCAGCGGCGGGCTGGCCAGGATGATGCCCGTCAGGCCACCGAAGAGGAAGGTCGTGAGGAAGCCGATCGACCAGAGCATGGGTGTGTCCATGCGTACGGACCCGCCCCACATCGTGCCGATCCAGTTGAAGAACTTCACGCCGGTCGGGACCGCGATCAAGAACGTCATACCGGAGAAGAACGGTAGGTTCACCGCGCCGGTGACGAACATGTGGTGGGCCCACACCGCCACCGACAGGATCGCGATGCCGAGCGTCGCGCCGACCAGGCCGACGTAGCCGAAGATCGGCTTGCGGCTGAAGACCGGCAGGATCTCGGACACGATGCCGAAGAACGGCAGCGCGATGATGTAGACCTCCGGATGCCCGAAGAACCAGAACAGGTGTTGCCACAGGATCGCCCCACCGTGCGATGTGTCGAACACATGGGCCCCGAGCTGTCGATCGGCCTCGAGGGAGAGCAGCGCGCCGGCGAGGATCGGGAAGGCGATGAGCACCAGGATCGCGGTGATCAGCACGGTCCAGACGAAGATCGGCATCCGGAACATGGTCATGCCGGGGGCACGCATGCAGATGATCGTGGTGATGAAGTTGACCGCACCGAGGATGGTGCCGAGACCGGCCATCCACAGACCCATGATCCACAGGTCGCCACCGGCACCGGGGCTGTTGACCGAGTCGGACAGCGGGGTGTAGGCGAACCAGCCGAAGGAGGCCGCGCCGCCCGGGGTGAGGAAGCCCGCGCCGGCGATCAGGCCGCCGAACAGGTACAGCCAGTAGCTGAACATGTTGAGGCGCGGGAACGCCACGTCGGGCGCGCCGATCTGCAGCGGCATGATCGCGTTGCCGAACCCGAAGAACAGCGGGGTGGCGAACAGCAGCAGCATGATCGTGCCGTGCATGGTGAAAAGCTGGTTGTAGAGCTCCTCGTTGACCAGCTGGCTGCCCGGGTAGGCGAGCTCGGACCGGATGAGCAGCGCCATGATGCCGCCCGCCATGAACCAGGCCATGGCAGTGCCGAAGTACAGGTTGCCGATCAGCTTGTGATCGGTGGTCGTCATGATGCGGACGAGCTGCTGCCCCAGCGGCTTGCGCTCGGGGAAGTCCGCGGAACGCGCGAGAGTGGTCACTCTTCCTCTCCCTCGTCGTCGTTGTTGATGAGCTCGGTGGAGTACTTGCCACCCAGCACCGGCGTCTCCGAGATGTGCGCCGGGTCCTTCGCGAGGTCGGCCAGGAAGGCGTCGTACTCGGACTGGGTGACGACCTTGACGTTGAAGAGCATCCGCGAGTGGTACGCGCCGCAGAGCTCGTAGCACTTGCCGGCGTACTCACCGGTCTCGGTGGGGGTCACCTGGTAGGAGTTGTCGTTGCCCGGCACGACGTCCATGCGCATCGCGAAGGCCGGGATGCCGAAGTTGTGGATGACGTCGGGGCTGTAGAGCTGGAACTCGACGGTCTTGTCGACCGGGATGACCAGCGTCGGGATGTCCTCGCCGGTGCCCGAGACGAAGACGTTGGTGCCCTCGTCGGTCTCGACCGAGTCGGGGTAGTTGAACGTCCACGACCACTTCTGGCCGACGACCTTCACCACGACGTCGGGGTTGACGTGCTCGAGCGCGAGGTTCTGCACCCGGACGGTCTGCGCGAAGAACGCGATGACCATGATGACCGGGAAGATCGTGTAGAAGATCTCGATCGGCAGGTTGTAGCGGGTCTGCACCGGGACCTCGTCGTCGCTGCGCCGGCGGAACCACAGCGGCACGCCGATGATCAGCGCCCAGGTGATCACACCGATGATCAGCGCGGCGATCCACGCGCCCTGCCACAACTGCAGGATGTGCTCGCCCTGCTCGGACTTGATCTCCGGCATGCCGAACCGCTCCCACTGGGAATCGGTCGAGCAGCCGGACAGCGCGAGCGCGAGTACGACGAATCCGGCGAGCGGGATCGCGCGACGGGAACGTCGCTGCGCGCCACGCGTGCGCTCGGGGTGCCACCAGCCCACGAACGAGCCTTCCTCTCGAGGGTCAGAACCACTGCGAACACTAGCGGAGGGCGACCCCGACCGGGGCGCGGGGTGGGTCTTCAGGGGCGCGTGGGGCGGGGCCGGAGCGTACAAGGCGGGCTCAACTAGGGTGCGGACGTGAGCAGCACCCCCGAGGTCTACCTCGACTCGGCCTCGTCCACCCCGCTCCACCCGGCCGCGCGCGACACCCTGCTCGCCGCCCTCGATCGCGGGTACGGCGATCCGCGGCGCCTCCACGCGGCCGGGCGCGACGCCCGCCTGCTCCTCGACAACGCCCGTGCCGTGGTGGCCGAGTGCCTCGGCGCCCGGCCCGACGAGGTGGGCTTCACCGCCTCCGGGACCGACGCCGTCCACCGGGGTCTGCTCGGTCTCACCGCGGCGACCGGACGCGACGGGATCGTGTACGGCGCGGTCGAGCACTCCTCGGTGCTGCACGCGGCGGCCTGGCGCCCCTCCCCCGCGCACGCCGTCGTCCCGGTGGACGCGACCGGCCGGGTGGACGTGGCCGCGCTGGCGGCCGCCGCCGGAGGACCCGGCGTCGGCGCGGTCGCCCTGCAGGCCGCCAACCAGGAGGTCGGGACGCTGCAGCCGGTCGACGAGGTCGAGCTGCCGGCCGGCGTACCGCTTCTCGTGGACGCGGCGGCCGCGGCCGGGCGGGTGCCGCTCCCCCGGCGCTGGGACGCGCTGACCGCGTCCGCGCACAAATGGGGCGGGCCCGCGGGCGTCGGCGTGCTGGTCGTGCGGCGCGGCACCCGGTGGACCACCCCCTTCCCCGGCGACGACGGATTGGACCAGCTCGGCGGCTTCCCGGACGTCCCGGCGACCCTGGCTGCCGCGGCGGCACTGCAGGCCGTGCTGGCCGAGCGGGAGGAGGTCGCGGCGCGGCAGTTCGCGCTCGTCGACCGGATCCGCGCCGCGGCCGGCGCCCTACCCGACACCGAGGTGGTCGGCGACGCGACCGACCGGCTGCCCCACCTGGTGACCTTCTCCTGCCTCTACGTCGGCGGCGACGAGATCGTCTCCGCCCTCGCCCGCCGCGGCTACGGCGTCGCCAGCGGCTCGGCGTGCACCGCCTCCACCCTCGAGCCGAGCCACGTGCTGGCCGCGATGGGAGCGCTCACGCACGGCAACGTCCGGGTCTCGCTCGGCCGCGACACCACCGCCGAGCAGGTGGCGGGGTTCTGCGCCGCACTGGCCGACGAGGTCCACCGGATCCGCGCGGAGGCCGGGCTGTGAGCACGCCGGCGCCCGAGCTCGACTGTCGCGACCTGCCCTGCCCGCGCCCGATCATCGAGCTGGCCAGGGCGCTGCCGTCGGTCGCGGTGGGCGACCTGCTCGCCGTGGTCGCCCGGGACCCGGCCGCGCGGCACGACGTACCGGCGTGGTGCCGGATGCGCGGGCAGGAGTACGTCGGCGAGGAGGTCGCCGACGACGGCGCGCCCCGCTACGTCGTACGGCGCCGCGGCTGAGGCCGCCGCTCAGAGCCCGAGGTGCTTGCCCACCTCGTCGCCGGCCTCGGCGCCGTAGGAGTCGCGGATCCGCGCCACGAACTGCTGGTGGGTGAAGTCGTACTCCTGGGTGCCGACCGTCTCGACGACGTACGCGGCGAGCACACAGCCGACCTGGGCGGCCCGCTCGAGCGAGGTGCCCCACGACAGCGCCGCGAGGAAGCCGCCGCGGAAGGCGTCGCCGACGCCGGTGGGCTCGACCGCCGCGACGTCCTTGGCGGCGGGGATCTCGAAGGAGGTGCCATCGCTGGAGGTCACCCGGACGCCGTCCTTGCCGAGGGTGGTGACCTGGAGGCCGACGCGGGCCAGGACCTCCTCGGCGCTCCAGCCGGTCTTCTTCTCGATGACGTGCGACTCGTACTCGTTGGAGAACAGGATCGCGGCGCCGTCGATCAGGTCGCGGATCAGGTCGCCCTCGGCGAACGCGAGCTGCTGGGAGCAGTCGGCGATGAAGGCGTAGCCGCGCTGGCGGCACTCCTCGGTGTGCCGCTTCATGGCATCGGGGTCGTCGGCCCCGATGAGGACGTACACCGGCGCGCCGACCCGCTGCACGATCGGGAGCAGCTCGATCTGGCTGGCCTCGCTCATCGCGCCCGGGTAGAAGGAGGCGAACTGGGCCATGGTCGTGTCGGTGGTGCAGACGAAGCGGGCGGTGTGCTTGGTGTCGGAGATGTGCACGGAGTCGCAGTCGACGCCGTTGCGCTCGAGCCAGGAGCGGTAGTCGGCGAAGTCCTCGCCGGCCGCGCCGACGAGCACCGGGCGCAGGCCGAGCCGGGCCAGGCCGAAGCACATATTGGGAGCCACGCCGCCGCGCCGGATCTCCAGGTCGTTGACCAGGAAGGAGACCGACAGCTTGTCGAGCTGGTCGACGACCAGCGAGTCGGCGAACTTGCCGCCGAAGGTCATCAGGTGGTCGGTGGCGATCGAGCCGGCGATCAGGAGGGAGCCCGTGGGTGCAGTCACGATACGGAAGGTTAACCGAGCCGTCGCCGCAGCGACGCGGTTGCCTCTGGGTCTACCGGAAAGTAACGCCTAGCGTCGATGACATGCCGCCCTACGAGGAGATCGCCACCCCCGCCGAGCTGCACGCGGACTGCCAGGCCGTCAGCCGCCGGCTCCAGGACGCTGCGGTGCAGGCGACCCGCCCCGCGCCCAGCCTCCACTTCGACGAGCTCCCCCGCGAGACCCCGAAACGCGAGATCGAGATCAGCGAGGCCGCCCAGCGCCTCGCCAACGCGCTGCACCTGCACCTGGACTAGCACCTGGACCAGGTCGACACCGCACAGGAAATGCGAAGCGCCGCCGGCTTGTCGCCAGCGGCGCTTTCCCTGTGCTCACTCGACCGCGGGCCGGCAGCGTGGCGCCTGCGCGGAGCGCATCGCGCGGCGCCCGCGGTCCGAGCGAAGCGAGGACCGTGCGGTGCCGCGCGATCGGCGACGCGCTCGGCCAGACAAACTCAGTTGAAGGAGTCGCCGCAGGCGCAGGAGCCCGTCGCGTTCGGGTTGTCGATCGTGAAGCCCTGCTTCTCGATGGTGTCGACGAAGTCGATGACCGCGCCGTTGAGGTAGGGGACGCTCATCCGGTCGACCACGACGCCCACGCCGTCGAAGTCGGTGACGACGTCGCCGTCGAGGGTCCGCTCGTCGAAGAAGAGCTGGTAGCGCAGCCCCGAGCAGCCGCCGGGCTGCACGGAGATCCGCAGGGACAGGTCGTCGCGACCCTCCTGCTCGAGCAGGCTCTTGACCTTCGTGGCCGCCACCGGGCTCAGGTTGATCTGGTCCTCACGGCGCTCGAAGTCCACCGGCGCCGCGACGGTCGTGGTCGCGCCGGGGGCCTCGTGGCTGTGGCCGCCTCCGCAGCAGCTGTCGCTCATGCTCACTCCAGGGTGTGTCAGGTCGGTGTTCGACTAGCCCAATGGTCGCACAGACCTGGTTATTCCCCCCAGACCAGCACCGGCTTGACCACCGCGCCGGCCTTGGAGTCGGCCACGGCGTCCGCGATCTTCTCGAAGGGGTACGTCGTGACGAGGTGGTCCACGTCGAACCGGCCCGCCTCGCGCAGGGCGATCAGCTCGGGGATGGTCACCAGCGGGTCGGCCTCCCCCTCGATCGAGGAACGCACGATCTTGCCCGACTGCAGCAGGTCGATGGCGTCGATGGTGTACTCCGGTGCACCCAGCCCGAGGGCGACCAGCATGCCGCGCGGGCGCAGCGAGCGCTGGGCCTGGAGCACGACGGCAGGGATCGCCGTCGTGTCGATCGCGTACGCCGCTCCCCCGCCGGTCAGTGCCTTGACCTGCTCCTCGACCGGGCCGGCCACCTCGTCGCCCGGGTCGACCGCGTGGGCGCCGTACTCCTCGGCGAGGGCGCGGCGGGCCGCGACCGGGTCGACCGCGACGACGGTCTCGACCCCCGCACCGCGGGCGGCGGCGACGGCGGCGAGGCCGACGGCCCCGGCACCGAAGACGACGATCGGCCGGTCCGGACTGGCGTCGAGGACGTTGAGCACGGTGCCGGCACCGGTCTGGAAGCCGCAGGCGAAGGGGGCGAGCCGGGTCAGGTCGAGGGACTTGTCGACGACGACGCAGTTGTCGGCGTACGCCAGGGCGTGCCGGGCCAGACTGGACTGACCGAAGAAGTTGCCGAAGACGGTCTGGTCGTCGCGCTTCATCGTGGTCGAGCCGTCGGCGCGCATGCCCATGTAGTTGAGCAGCAGCGACTGCTCGCAGTAGCCGACGTCGCCGGCCCGGCAGGGACCGCACTCACGGCAGGAACGGAAGCTCATCACGACGTGGTCGCCGACCTCGATGCCGCGCACCGCCGCACCCACCCGCTCCACGACGCCGGTGCCCTCGTGGCCCACCACCGTCGGCAGCATCTCCTGCGGCAGCATCGTCGGGACGGTCAGGTCGGTGTGGCACAGGCCGGTCGCGACGATCCGGACCAGCACCTCGTCGTCGCGGGGATCCTCGAGTTCGACATCGGCGACGACGAAGTCGCCGCCCGGCTCCTCGACGAGATAGGCGGTCGTCCTCATACGTCACGCTCCAGCCAGAAGTAGTAGAGGGCGTCGATGCCGAAGGTGCCGGCCAGCTTGCCGTTCATGATGCCCATCACGGTGTGGTGGTCGACCTTCTTGAAGTGGTCGAGGACCGGCATCTTGTCGTAGACCATCGTGGCGGTGACCTCGCCGCGGAAGCCGACCGGCCACAGCGACGCCTCTCCGCCGCCTCCAGCCTCGAGGTTGGAGTACAGCTCGCCGTTCTCGTCGCGGCACACCAGCGGCACCGCCGCGAGCGGGCTGTCGAACCGCTTGCCGTGCCACCGCACCTTCTTGAGCACGGTGCTGGCGACATGCCCGGTGGCGAAGTCGCCGCCGCGCCAGGGCCCCAGCATCTCGTCGACCCGGACGGTCGCGAGATCGGCCCAGAGGGCGTCGAGGTCGGCGGGAGTCGCATGCTCCGCCGCCCGGAGGTCGTCGAATCGCGTCCTGATGTCCGTCACGCGAGCAAATCTAGAACACGTTCCACCTGTTGGCGAGAGGTGCCGGCGCCGAGTTCGGCCGTGGTTCCTAGCTCGACCAGGTCCGCGCCACCCGGGCCGCGAGCTCCGTGAGCGCGCCGGCCGGGTCGGCGAGGGCCCGCTCCTCCCCCACCGCGTCGACGAGGGAGTACGCCGCGTCCATGCCGAGCGCGCGCATCTCCCGGGAACCGACGAGCACCCGCCCGGCCAGCGTCACGCACGGCCGGAGCGCCTCGGCGGCGACCGCCGCGACGCCCGCCGGCACCTTGCCGGCGCGGCTGCTGAAGTCGAAGGACCCCTCACCGGTGACGACCAGGTCGGCAGCGCGCGCCTGGCGGGCCAGTCCGACGGCCTCGGCGACCAGGCCGATGCCCGAGACGCGGGTGCCCCCGAGCAGCATCAGGGCGAAGCCCAGGCCGCCGGCCGCCCCGGCGCCCGGCGCGAGCGCGAGCCGGCGGTCGGTCACGGCGGCGAAGCTCTCCAGGAAGCCGTCGAGCAGGACCTGGGTCTCCTCGTCGATGCCCTTCTGGGCGCCGAACGTCTTGCTCGCCCCGAACAGCCCGGTGAGCGGGCTGTCGACGTCGGTCGCCGCGACCAGCTCGACCCCGTCGACGAGGCCGCGGGCGATGCTGAGGTCCACCCGGGTCACACCGTCGAGGAAGATCCCGCCGACGTCCAGCGCCACGTCCGCGTCGGCGCCGAGCGCGGCGAGCAGGCCGGCACCACCGTCATTGGTCCCGGAGCCGCCGAGGCCGACGACCACCCGGGCCGCGCCCGCGTCGACGGCCTCCAGGAGCAGCCGGCCGACGCCCACCGTCGTACCGAACTCGCCGAGTCGGCCGCCGGTGAGGTGCACGCCGCACACCTGGGCGCTCTCGACGTACACCGTGTCGCCGACCTTGAGGATCGTGGCCGGCACCTCATGACCCTGAGGTGCCTCCCCCACCACCGCCAGCAGCTCGCCCCCGAGCGACGCGTGCAGCACGTCGACGAAGCCCGGCCCTCCGTCGGACATCGGCGCCAGCACCACCTCGTCGTCGGGAGCGTGCCGGCGCCAGCCGGCGGCGATCGCCTCGGCCGCCTCGACCGCCGTCAGCGTGCCCGCGAACTTGTCGGGCGCCACCAGAATCCGCATGCGTCACATCATG
This region of Nocardioides sp. L-11A genomic DNA includes:
- the ctaD gene encoding cytochrome c oxidase subunit I, which produces MTTLARSADFPERKPLGQQLVRIMTTTDHKLIGNLYFGTAMAWFMAGGIMALLIRSELAYPGSQLVNEELYNQLFTMHGTIMLLLFATPLFFGFGNAIMPLQIGAPDVAFPRLNMFSYWLYLFGGLIAGAGFLTPGGAASFGWFAYTPLSDSVNSPGAGGDLWIMGLWMAGLGTILGAVNFITTIICMRAPGMTMFRMPIFVWTVLITAILVLIAFPILAGALLSLEADRQLGAHVFDTSHGGAILWQHLFWFFGHPEVYIIALPFFGIVSEILPVFSRKPIFGYVGLVGATLGIAILSVAVWAHHMFVTGAVNLPFFSGMTFLIAVPTGVKFFNWIGTMWGGSVRMDTPMLWSIGFLTTFLFGGLTGIILASPPLDFHVSDSYFVVAHFHYTVFGTVVFAMFAGFYFWWPKFTGRMLDERLGKIHFWLLFIGFHTTFLIQHWLGIEGMARRYADYLPKDGFTTLNQISTIGAFILASSMLPFFYNVYVSRKGPLVNTDDPWGWGRSLEWATSCPPPRHNFHSIPRIRSESPAFDLHHPEIAAIEMYDEPVAAGPGAKEVDA
- a CDS encoding acyltransferase, with protein sequence MRNRLIQYLLNEIVGKVPFVALRHHLYALAGVGFGERSVGMLMMHVEISAPHRLSVGANTVVGRRSRLDARGGIRIGSNVNIGSECALQTAKHDVDSPSFADSYGPIEIGDRAWLGERVLVLANVKIGEGAVVAAGGVVTNDIPPFTVAAGVPARVIRARRRDLTYELSYRADFI
- the coxB gene encoding cytochrome c oxidase subunit II; amino-acid sequence: MGWWHPERTRGAQRRSRRAIPLAGFVVLALALSGCSTDSQWERFGMPEIKSEQGEHILQLWQGAWIAALIIGVITWALIIGVPLWFRRRSDDEVPVQTRYNLPIEIFYTIFPVIMVIAFFAQTVRVQNLALEHVNPDVVVKVVGQKWSWTFNYPDSVETDEGTNVFVSGTGEDIPTLVIPVDKTVEFQLYSPDVIHNFGIPAFAMRMDVVPGNDNSYQVTPTETGEYAGKCYELCGAYHSRMLFNVKVVTQSEYDAFLADLAKDPAHISETPVLGGKYSTELINNDDEGEEE
- a CDS encoding Ig-like domain-containing protein; this translates as MPSPSTHLRPRALRAASVLVAVALVAAGCDGSGLVPGAGPADDETTAAAASEAVVTTNVADDATGVAVDKVVKVKAEQGTLSSVVLKSKDGRIDGELRADGTRWVSAGGLEPGVRYRVRAVAENADGKRVQSLSSFTTQALSLDQQTYPSLAPLQGETVGVGMPVVVTFDLPVTDQAVFEKHMTVTSTPAQPGTWHWLSSTEAHWRPEAYWQAGTKVSVDVAVNGVSAGGGIYGQEDRTVDFEVGAAHIYKVNAKTHQMNVFENGKLLRTIPVTTGKPGFTTRSGVKVVMEKYDQKRMNSETVGISRGSAEAYDIDNVKWAMRLTSSGEFIHAAPWSVGSQGRANVSHGCTGLSTDNAGWLYSMTRRGDVVEYVGTDRPMEPGNGWGDWNVPWGEYVAGSALG
- a CDS encoding cytochrome c oxidase subunit 4, with the translated sequence MKVEAWIFGVTTVFLVLVSPAYWFITDASDAGPDWTGTSALVMTTLLCAMVTLYIGFHANRMDARPEDLKDGEIADGAGELGFFPPYSWWPLWCAGTLSLMVFAIAVLAWWLFIIGIVLGAIALTGWIFEYYRGEYAH
- a CDS encoding class I SAM-dependent methyltransferase, encoding MVTTPPPGAGDDALLAFVRESPIRRRAIVDHVRAWSRTLQPGSEVLDVGAGTAPYRAFFDHCRYRTHDWENSVHGGDVDVVGDLESGLTIPGGAFDGVLCTEVIEHTATPGRALAEIRRLLRPGGSLALTVPFVVPLHEEPFDFWRPTSHGLHRTLDHAGFTSIDVRPMTGWFGTAGEALRDYAFATTDPTGEVSVPQRLAIQGAKLSAVALGRWSHRLDRLDRRRALPVGWTVVCAAAASTPEHEEGTDDTR